GAATTCTTGTGACGACATGTCCAACACTTCTAAAATGTAAGAATCAGATCTTCTGGATCGTAACTGGTGCCGAATAGAGGAAGAAGGGACGAACGAGCGCGGCTGGCTAGATCCTCTAgtctttcacttctttccgATAATTTTTCGATATTTGATCGCATCATGCCCATTACCTGAAGGAAAACGAATTTTTGTACGAGAAAACCACACCGTGAAGATTATTTGGTCTTTGGTTCTTATGATATGGTTACTCTCACTTATGCGCTGCTGAATTGGaggagagagaaaaattaagaaaggtCAATTTTTAGATGCAGAGATCTCTACAGTTCTACAACGAAAACGATTTGAGTAGTGGTGCAATGGCGTAAACGATGACAttcgtggtgggaccctcaGCAATCCCAATTGGGACATGGTCAGCAGATGAGCAGGGAACTAACAGGGCGGCCACATCGGGCGCAACTGTGTACATAATTGCACTACGAGTCAGACGGCTTTCACCCGACTGTACAGTAGAGTCACAACGACATAAATCACgctgcacttgcgtaagcggctgcgctcgaagcgaagcGCAACTGCGTCTtgtttcatatcgttttgaccctactatgacTGCTACTGTACTGCACCGATATAAGCTCGTAATCACGGAAATGGTACAGTATGGCAATGTCTATAGTCCGgttaaaatgacatgaagtacggtgcatttgcgtacgcgcggAGAAACGGCgaggtggaggcagcagttggaaccgagctGGGAGCtttgcaaactgcagcgatggttggtgccagcaagggtttcaccacgtcCCTAGcggctacgctccaccgcactgccTCAAGAGAAgatgcgtacgcaattgcgtatgtgcttcatttcgttttgactctaatGTATGCGGCCGCtatcgcttaaaggcagcataccacgactctgaggtggtgcggatttcaggtggaatatttgtacacgggatagtagattatggagagaggtgtgattccgtccatttcttcctaattgccgtaaaaaaacggcccggaagatgcgcgcgtgcacaaggctagcgcgctccaatcgaactcattgtggaaaatagtgcgccagaacgctcgaagccgtatcgtccgggccgttttctacggcaattaggaagaaatggacggaatcactcttctctcagtaatctacgatcccgtacacgaatactccaccggaaatccgtaccactccagattcgtggggtgatgcctttaaatacgaATCACTGACCCGAATTTGGTTCTTCGGGTGAAGATACGGCTGCGAATCGTAAAGCTTTTTCTGGTTAAGCGTGCATAAGCAGGGAAACACATCATTTAATTCAGTGGTACTCGCTAATGGAAGAATTCTTCTATGACCACATGTACATGCTCAGAAAGTGGAATCCTCGATCTCACTGGTGCGGTTTTCAGGATTTATGCTTTCATTGAAGCCTTTTTAGGTGATAGGATGTCGCTAACCTCATCGAGTTGACGTCGGGTCTGCATGATCTTGTCGTCACAACCGATCTTCGAAACGGGATAGTTGAAATTCTCCATCGTTCGACAAATGAACCATGGTTCCGTACTTGTTTATCACAGATTCACTATTTACTTTCTTCTAAACTGTAATATCATGTTTATACGAAAAAACATGAGGTTACTCATTCACTAACATCTCGACCATCAAGTGGTCGCTCACATGTCCACTACTGACATCACGGGTTTGGGTTCACCCCCGACCTCACCGCCAACACCGCTTCATCGCTCACGGACCGTACAATCTCGAGTTAGCGGTCGGCGAATGTTTTTCGAATTTGACACACCGGAAGCGTTTATCTCTCCGCAATTATTCGCCGTAAATCCAAGTGGAAATGTGAGCGCATAATTTTCTTCCGAGTATCATAATTACAAGTCGATATAGAGCTTTCATATGTTGTTGTAGATGATTTATTCGGTTAAAATCGAAATGAAATTAACACTTGATCCAGAAACACAGGAAGTAGTTATGGTAATTGCAAGTCGATTGATTTGTCGCTGTTCAATCCATACTGGGAAGGTGAGAGTCGGTTGTGGATATTTTTGCTAATTACACACTAAAAAGCGATCCATTAGCGTCTATTTCTAATTCTATCCAGAAAGTAAGGGTTTTATATCCTGCTTTTCTAACTGTAATATTCAAAAACGGTTTGGAGATCGTACCAAAACGAGAGAAAGAACCAACGGAAGGTAAGGGAAACTCGTCCATAGAAGTTATTCGTGAATCCTTCGATGGGATCCCGTTCCAGTGGTGACGCTGGAGCAGAATGAATTATTGGAAGCGATAATGATTAGACATTGATTGACCATCAAAATTACCTTGATCGTGTACGCGTCGTGAAAGTCGGTCGTTCTCATGCCTAACGAACGATTCCGGCTATCGAAGCCTAGGAATATCGTGCGCAAATCGGAGCGCGTTCCATCCTAGGGTCCGCGATATACTTGGGTCAAAATGATCTGAAGTTAGGTACAGCTTCCACGCAATTCGGTGAAAAGTTATAAAGGTTATAATCCTTGTGGAAACATATTGTCACCACAAACATCGAATGGAACTgacgaaggtcccacctcgattgcgGCCGGTGTGCTGCAGTGGTTCCGTGATGCTTCCGACAGATTTACAGAAGGCTCTAGCGCAGTTCACCCTCAGTTCATCGGATACGCTTGATATCGTGGAATTCCACTAGTTTTCTCCTCAACATTAGCGATTTTCCAGAAACCAAAGCAAAATTGAGCGATGCCTATAGGTATGTGTCGACATCACCGATGTCACTTCGCATTCTGCAAGTTTATTTTGCTGCAcaagaaaatttcatgaatattataaaattttatggGTAGGTACAACCGGTGAGAGGCGGTAGCAGAAAGAGCCGACTAGAATCATCCAAGACTTCGTTTTCAAACACCTTTCGTCAAATTCCAAAGGTGGTGGATGTAGTCCAGTGGTAAGAGGTCCCACAGTACCAATTGATTGCTCGATGCCAGATTGAGACAACAAAGTCCTTCGTGCCCCAgcgtcaataaattggtgtaGAT
This window of the Necator americanus strain Aroian chromosome III, whole genome shotgun sequence genome carries:
- a CDS encoding hypothetical protein (NECATOR_CHRIII.G9499.T1); the encoded protein is MENFNYPVSKIGCDDKIMQTRRQLDEVMGMMRSNIEKLSERSERLEDLASRAQVLDMSSQEFQRCAGEVRRKKLWKAYAYKATAIAIVGVTVISTIGYFAM